From Tachypleus tridentatus isolate NWPU-2018 chromosome 8, ASM421037v1, whole genome shotgun sequence, a single genomic window includes:
- the Bulli gene encoding regulator of MON1-CCZ1 complex protein bulli yields MDEERHFLELGLNPVRFEPVSKISNVFFDDANKQVFAVRSGGAMGVVVKGPDVKTSRNFRMEDKGDVISIKFSPDQKILAIQRCQKSVEFANFSDDIDVLEYSQSCKGKTTKVLGFIWTAINEVVFVTDHGIELYQVSPEKRTLKSLKTYNVPVNWFVYQPEITLLLLSSGTLGNMLHPFQFRPGSVYRLAKFEVDLPVIPKPPKLCLLERDVALATIYLKTCIIVLRHQSRGPGNTGAEIVIYTFQKDTPPRKTDILKLDMSGRFAVNVIDNLVLVHHQASKTSMIFDTRLSSESDGYFKYHRPFTSPHPIKPFKLKVPTVPSHSMSESAEVECELYSPNWIVFQPNIVIDAKLGCMWYVQIQLEPLVDRIADKCLLIDFLLLRKSSKDVILKVCRKGILPESQLPLVDLARIFDKLNRVYRAYAESEAAYQRVQGMVIDQSDMYTHVFSVFEERSDISYKLVVAVLIEYIRSLTQHQIPVQHYMYELLINTLVHHRCFYQLHQFLQYHILSDSKPLACLMLSLQSLYPPSHQLALDMLKRLGTANEEIIEVLLSKQQVLSALKFIQSTGNMDNISARKFLEAAMNTNDPAIYYAVFKCFEQRNIRLRGSAVFAKGEHCENFVNYFENIFGTRSSLSNFSGLT; encoded by the coding sequence ATGGATGAAGAAAGGCATTTCCTCGAACTAGGTCTGAATCCTGTACGATTTGAACCTGTAAgcaaaatttcaaatgttttctttgatGATGCTAATAAGCAGGTTTTTGCTGTTCGTTCAGGAGGTGCTATGGGCGTTGTTGTGAAAGGTCCAGATGTGAAAACAAGTAGAAATTTTCGTATGGAAGATAAGGGTGatgttatttctataaaattttcACCAGACCAAAAAATACTAGCTATACAGAGATGTCAAAAGTCAGTTGAATTTGCAAATTTCTCTGATGATATTGATGTTTTAGAATATTCTCAGAGCTGtaaaggaaaaacaacaaaagtattagGATTTATATGGACTGCAATTAATGAAGTGGTATTTGTTACTGATCATGGCATAGAGCTGTATCAAGTAAGCCCTGAAAAGAGAACTCTGAAATCCCTCAAAACATATAATGTCCCTGTAAATTGGTTTGTATATCAGCCAGAAATAACTCTTCTGCTTTTATCATCTGGTACACTTGGAAATATGCTGCATCCATTTCAGTTTAGACCAGGTAGTGTTTATAGATTAGCAAAGTTTGAAGTTGACCTCCCAGTAATCCCCAAGCCACCAAAATTGTGTTTGTTAGAAAGAGATGTAGCATTAGCaacaatttatttgaaaacttgtATCATTGTACTTAGGCATCAGTCCCGAGGTCCTGGTAATACTGGTGCAGAGattgttatatatacatttcagaaaGATACTCCACCAAGAAAAACTGACATCTTGAAGCTGGATATGAGTGGACGTTTTGCAGTTAATGTCATAGATAATCTTGTCCTTGTTCACCACCAGGCTTCAAAAACATCAATGATTTTTGACACAAGGTTGTCAAGTGAAAGTGATGGCTATTTCAAGTATCATCGACCATTTACGTCACCTCACCCTATAAAGCCATTTAAACTGAAGGTGCCTACCGTCCCAAGCCATAGTATGTCAGAATCGGCTGAAGTTGAATGTGAATTGTATTCTCCTAACTGGATTGTGTTTCAGCCAAACATTGTGATAGATGCTAAGTTGGGGTGTATGTGGTATGTGCAAATTCAATTAGAACCTCTTGTTGATAGAATTGCTGATAAATGTCTCTTGATTGATTTTTTGCTACTGAGAAAATCTTCTAAAGATGTTATCTTAAAAGTTTGTAGAAAAGGAATTTTACCAGAAAGCCAGCTGCCTTTAGTAGATCTTGCAAGAATATTTGATAAATTGAATCGTGTATATAGAGCTTATGCAGAGAGTGAGGCTGCTTATCAACGAGTTCAAGGTATGGTTATTGACCAGTCAGATATGTATACACATGTGTTTTCTGTGTTTGAGGAAAGAAGTGATATCAGTTATAAGTTAGTTGTTGCAGTTTTGATAGAGTATATTCGCTCACTGACTCAACACCAAATACCTGTACAACATTACATGTATGAGCTCCTAATTAACACCCTTGTCCATCATCGCTGTTTCTACCAGTTGCATCAATTTTTACAGTACCATATTCTTAGTGACTCAAAACCTCTAGCTTGTTTAATGCTTTCTCTACAGAGTCTTTATCCTCCATCACATCAGTTAGCTCTAGATATGTTAAAAAGACTAGGAACAGCTAATGAAGAAATAATTGAGGTTTTACTCTCCaaacagcaagttttgtcagcaCTAAAATTTATTCAAAGCACTGGTAACATGGATAACATTTCTGCTCGTAAGTTCTTAGAAGCAGCAATGAATACAAATGATCCAGCTATCTACTATGCTGTGTTCAAATGCTTTGAACAGAGGAATATCAGACTGAGAGGTTCAGCAGTATTTGCTAAAGGAGAACATTgtgaaaattttgttaattattttgaaaatatatttggcACTCGATCTAGTTTGAGTAACTTTAGTGGACTAACCTAA